TGGGTGGAGCGGGGCGGGGACGTCACCTACCACGGGCCCGGGCAACTGGTGGGCTACCCCATCTTCCCCGTGGGCCGGGAGGTGCGCCGCTTCCTCAGGCAGATCGAGGAGGCCATCGTGCGGGTGGCGGCGGCCTACGGGATAGCGGCCTACCCCACCCCAGGGTATGCGGGGGTCTGGGTGGGGGAGGAGAAGCTCTGCGCCATCGGCGTGGCGGTGAAGGAGGGGGTGAGCTTCCACGGGTTCGCCCTCAACGTGAACACCGACCTCAACGACTTCACCGTCATCGTCCCCTGCGGCCTCAGGGGCAAGGGGGTCACCTCCTTGGAGAAGCTTCTTTTGAGAAAGGTGCCCATGGAGGAGGCCAAGGGGCAGGTGGTGGCGGCCTTCGCCCAGGTCTTCGGCCTGGAGCCCCGCCTTGGGAGGAGGGATGCGGCCCAAGTTTGAGACCCTGGAACTCCTGAGCCCCACGGGGGAGGTCATCCCCCTCAAGGTGGTGAAGCGCGGCCTGGCCCAGGCCCGGCCCGAGCCCGTGGACCGCCAGAAGCCCCCCTGGCTCAAGGCCACCCTGCCCACGGGGCCCCGGTACCAGGCCCTGAAGGCCATGGTGCAGGAGCTCAGGCTCCACACCGTCTGCCAGGAGGCCCTCTGCCCCAACATCGGCGAGTGCTGGAGCCACGGCACCCTCACGGTGATGCTCCTGGGGGAGGTCTGCACCCGGGCTTGCAAGTTCTGCGCCGTGGCCACGGGGAACCCTAGGGGGTGGGTGGACCCGCAAGAACCCGTCAGGGTGGCCGAGGCCATCGCCCGCATGGGGGTGAGCTACGTGGTCTTAACCAGCGTGGACCGGGATGACCTTCCGGATGGCGGGGCAGCCCACTTCGCCGCCACCATCAGGGCCATCAAGGAGAGGGCCCCCGGGGTCTTGGTGGAGGCCCTCACCCCCGATTTCCAGGGGGACCTGAAGGCGGTGGAAAAGGTCCTGGAGGCGGGCCCCGAGGTGTACGCCCAGAACCTAGAGACCGTGCGCCGCCTCACCCCTAGGGTGCGGGACCCCCGGGCGGGCTACGAGCAGACCCTGAGGGTCCTGGCCCACGCCAAGCGGGCAAGGCCCCACGTCCTCACCAAGAGCAGCCTCATGCTGGGCCTGGGGGAGGAGGAGGGGGAGATCCTGGAGGCCATGCGGGACCTCCGGGCCGCCGGGGTGGATATCCTCACCCTGGGCCAGTACCTCCGCCCCACCCCCGCCCACCTGCCCGTGGTGCGCTACGTGCCCCCAGAGGACTTCCAGAGGTACGCCGCCTGGGGGTACGAGCTGGGCTTCAAGGAGGTCTTCGCCGGTCCCCTGGTGCGGAGCTCCTACCGGGCGGACCGGGTCTTCCTGGAGGCCAGGGGAGGATGAGGCTTTTCTTCCTGGACTTCCTGGCCCTCCTCCTCTTCGCCCTGGTGGGCCTCCTCTCCCACGGGCGGGCGGTGGACCTCTCGGGCCTCGCCCGGAACCTCCTCCCCGTCCTCCTCGTCTGGCTCCTCCTAAGCCCCTTCCTCGGCACCTACCGCAGGCCCACCTGGGGGAACCTCCTCCTCACCTGGCTCCTCGCCCTCCCCGCCGGGCTTTGGCTCCGGGAGATGGTCCTCGGCGGGACCTTTGGCCCCCCCTTCTTCATCTTCCTCGGGGTGGCCATGGGCTTCAGCCTCCTTTTCCTCCTCCTCCTCCGGGGCCTGGCCAAGGCGTCTAGGGTGTGGTAAAAAGCCCCTATGGACAAGGTGGCCTTTCTCGGCCTCGGGGCCATGGGCTACCCCATGGCGGCCCACCTGGCCCGGCGCTTCCCTACCCTGGTCTGGAACCGGACCTTCCAAAAGGCCCTAAGGCACCAGGAGGCCTTCGGCTCCAAGGCCGTCCCCCTGGAAGGGGTGGCCGAGGCCGGGGTCCTCTTTACCTGCCTCCCCACCACCCGGGAGGTGGCCCAGGTGGCGGAGAGGCTTCTTCCCCACCTCCGGCCCGGGACCCACTGGGTGGACGCCACGAGCGGCGACCCCGAGGAAAGCCGGAGGCTGGCGGCGCGCCTCCTGGAGAGGGGGGTGGTCTACCTGGACGCCCCCGTCTCCGGGGGCACGGCGGGGGCGGAAGCGGGTACCCTCACCGTGATGCTGGGGGGGCAGGAGGAGGCGGTGGAGCGGGTGAGGCCCTACCTGGCCTACGCGGGGAAGGTGGTCCACGTGGGGCCCGTGGGGGCGGGGCACGCGGTCAAGGCCATCAACAACGCCCTCCTGGCGGTGAGCCTCTGGGCGGCGGGGGAGGGCCTTCTCGCCCTGGTGGCCCAGGGGGTTTCCGCGGAAAAGGCCCTGGAGGCCATCAACGCCTGCTCGGGCCGCTCCAACGCCACGGAGAACCTGATCCCCGGGAGGGTCCTCACCCGGGCCTTCCCCAAGACCTTCGCCCTGGGCCTCCTGGTCAAGGACCTGGGGATCGCCATGGGGGTCCTGGACGGGCAGAAGGCCCCAAGCCCCCTCCTCCGCCTCACCCGGGAGGTCTACGAGATGGCGGGGAGGGAACTGGGCCCCGAGGCCGACCACGTGGAGGCCCTGAGGCTTTTGGAGCGCTGGGCGGGGCGGGAGATCCGCTAGCCCCCGGCGTTCACCCCCGGTTCAGGCCCCGTTCAGGCCCCCTGGGGTACCCTGGGGGCGAAAAGGGGGTGAAAGCTTTGGAAAAAGGGAGGGTTTTCCCCGGTTCAGAAGGCAGTCAAGGCGGCTTTTGGGCGGCTTCCTCTACAGGACTTTACCCACATCCTGCCTGCGTGGTAGATTTCGGAGCCGAAGTTGAGCCATGAAGGCGCTCAAGGTTGCAGAGAGCAGGCTCCACGAGTTCACGGCCCGGCTCGCCGACCTTTTCCCCCGATAAGCGGCTCTTCAGGCGTTTGGAGGAGATGAGCCGAGGCATCTTGGCTGCGGGCTCCGCCCGGGTAAGCGAGATGGTGGCTACCCTGCCCTCCCACCTCCAGCGCCCCTTCCACCAGGCCGAAGCCCTCTACCGCTTCCTGGCCAACCCCCGGGTGGGGGCCGAGGCCCTCCTGGAGAGGGTGTGCCGGGAGAGCGCCCTGGCCCTGGAGGGGGAGGAGGTTTTGGTCTTCCTGGACCTGAGCCCGGTGCGCAAGCCCCACGCCCGGGCCCTGGAGGGGATAGCCCGGGTGGGGAGGAAGCGGGAGACCGGGTATGAGCTCCTGACCGCGCTGGGGATGGATGTCCAGGGGCGGCTGGTGGGGTACGCCCACCTGGTGGCCTACGGGGAGCGGGGGTTTGCCAGCCTGCCCCGGGAGGTGGAGCGGGCCATTGCGGGGGCGCGGGGGGTTCTTGGGGGGAGGGGCGGCGGCTGGTGTACGTGGCGGACCGGGGTTTTGACGACCGGAAGGTGTTTGGGCAGGTGCTGGGGTGTGGAGCTTGGGCTGGGATGGAGGGAGGTGGAGGGGCGGAGGCTTCATCTGGTGGTGAGCTGGATACCGGCTTTGGGGAGGCGGGGGGAGTGGTGGCTTTTGACCAGCTTGGAGGTGAGGGGGGAGAGGGAGGCGCTGCGGGTGGTGGAGATGTACCGGAGGCGGTGGGGGGTGGAGGAGTTTTTCCGCCTTCTGAGGGCGGGGTTGGGGCTTGAGAGCTTTCAGGTGCGGGGGCTTAGCCGGATTCGCAAGGTGGTGGCTGTTTTGCTGGGGCTGGCGGTGTTTCTTTGGGAGGTGCGGCGGTCTGGGGGTGTCTTGGAGGGCCTCCTTTTGCGGCTTGGGGGAAAGCTGGGGATAGCCAGTGAGCGGGATGGTCCCTACCTGCTCTTGCGGGGCTTGGTCCGCCTGCTCAACTACGAGGTCACCAAGGAGGCCTTGGAAGAGGAGGAGGGAAGTTTTGGGTAAAGTTCTGCATCATCGAGCAGGTGTTGGAAGAAGAGATGACCGAGCGCCTGGCTGCGGGTCACCGTGAGCGCACCCCGAGCCGCCGCGGGGAGCGGAACGGCCACTACACCCGGGACCTCATCACGCCGGCGGGCAAGATCGCGCAGCTCCGGGTACCCCGGGACCGGGAGGGGACTTTCCTGACCGAGGTGTTGGAGCGCTACAAGCGGATGACCGGGGAGGTGGAAGAGGCCGTCCTGGAGATGGACCTGCAAGGGGTCTCCACCCGCAAGGTGGCGGCCATCACCGAAGGTCTGTCCCGAGTGCGGATTGGTAAGGACGCGGTCTCCAGGGTAGCCCAGCGCCTGGAGGAGGCGCCCTCTGCCTGGCGGGGCCGGCCCTTGGGGCTGGCTTACCCCTACCTCTGCCTGGACGCGGCCTACTTCAAGGCGAACCGGGGCGGGCGGGTGGTGGACCTGGCCCTGCTGGTGGCGGTGGGGGTGAACGAGAAAGGCTACCGAGGTCACGGGCGCAGCCCGTACCTTTTGCTGCTGGCGGTGGAACCGGCGGGCGGGGAGCGGAAGGAGGCCTGGAGGAACCTCCGGAAGGGTCTGGTGGAGCGGGGGCTTCGTGGGGTGAGGCTGGTCATTTCCGACGACCCCCCTTCCATCCGCCAGGCGGCGAGGGCCGAGCTTCCTGGGGCCAGCTGGCAGCGGTGCGGAGCTCCAGGAGGTGTTTGTGGCGCGGCGGCGGGGCACGGCGGAATCTCTGGCCCGAGAGTTTGTTGAACGCTACCGGGACCGGTACAGGCGAGGGGTGGAGGTGTTTGCCCAGGGTTTGGGGGAAGCTCTGATCCACCTGGACTTTCCCAGCGGCCACCAGAAGCACATCAAGGGCACGAATGCGCTGGAGCGGCTTTTCCGGGAGGTGAAGCGGCGGACCAGGGTGGTTGGGGTTTTCCCCAGCGAGGGGAGCCTAGGGAATCTGGCCACGGTGGTGATGCTGAGAGCCACGGAGGACTGGGCGCTCAGGCGTTACCTGGACATGGCCCCGCTTTGGGCCGCGGAAGAGAAACCCACAAAAATCGCTACTTGACTACGTACGCCCTTTGGGCGTGACTTGCACTATAGACGATGCCCTTGAGGCGATGGGCCACAAGGATGACCCCCAAGCCAAAACCCCCGCATCCGCCATCCTCACCCTAGCCGTCCTCGCCGCCATGTAACTCGGCGGCAAGCACCACCAGGCCCTGGCCAAAGACCTGAACCTCTTCACCCCCATCCCCTCTCCAAGCCGCTTCAACCTCAGGCTCCACGCCCTCTACCCTCTCCTCCTGCCTCTCCTCCACCTCCTGGCCCAGGCCTATGCCTTGGACACCTTCCCCCTCCCCGCCTGCGAGAACCTCCGCACCCCCCGCTCCCGGCTTTTCCCCAACAGGACCTACCGGGGTTTCGTCCCCGGCAGGCGGGTCTACTTCCACGGCCTAAAGCGCCACCTCCTGGTGGACGATGGGAAATACATCTTTGGGGCCCCTACCCCAAATGAACCGCCACGAGGTGAACCTGACCCCGGGAAGTTTCCACGACTTGGTCCCCCTACTCCTGCTTCCCCTGGACCTTCCCGAGGGAGCGGAGCTCTACCTAGACCGGGGGTACGAGGGCCATCTGTACGAGGACCTGCTTCGGGAAGCAGAGGGGATTGTTCCCATGGTCGTTCGCAGGGGGAACCGTCGGCGGTATGGGCCTTGGATGCGGTACCTGGCCATTGTGGGGCGGAGGGGGGTGGAGACGGTGGGGGGTATGCTTCACGCGATGTTTCCCCGGCGCATCCATGCCGTGACCCAAGGGGACTTCGTCATCAAGGTCCTCACCTTCGTCCTGGCCCATAACCTCAGCCTCATGGCCCAGAAATGCGTGGGTAGCAACTTGGGTTAAGCTACTTGAGGGGGATCAACTTCTGTTGGAGCCTTCCCTGGACCTCCAGACCCACAAGGAGACCCGTTTCTGGGCCATGGTGGGCTGCCTGGCCGCCTAGGGCTGGACCGCCCCAAAGACCGCCCGGCACCTCCATAAGGACTGATTTTTGCTCTCATTCTCGGGAATAGTATTAACCTGGAGGCCCGGCCTAGATCCCCGGCTGGCGCAGCGGATCGTGGATGGGGCTTACAGCCGTTTGCCCAAGGTGGGCGTCTTTTGGGAGGGGGAGGTAACCGCGCTCTCCCTGGAGCGGGGTTCTCCTGAGGCCTGCCTACCTCCCAAGGGAAGCCGACCCCGGAAGGTACGGGTGGGGGGGCAGGGGGAGGTGGTCTCCATTCTGGCGGAGTGTGCCCGGAATGAGTTCAAGGTTATCTCCGGCGAAGAGGCCTTGTCCATGCCCAAGAGGTTCCTTCCCGATGGGCACCTGCGGGTCTATCTGGAGGTGGTGGGCCTTCCCACCCTCGAGGCCCGCGAGGCGTACACCTTGGGGGCCAAGGTAAGGGAGGGCTACCGGAGGGCCTACCGGGTTACGTACCTGGACGATTGGCGGCAGGGGGAAAAGGGGTGGGAAGGCACACTGGTCTTCTACCTGGACCTCAGCGACCTGGGAGTGGATCCCCAGGGTTC
The genomic region above belongs to Thermus sediminis and contains:
- the lipB gene encoding lipoyl(octanoyl) transferase LipB is translated as MEFLVEDLALIPYGEAWAYQKEVHRQVVEGKRPPTLLLLEHPRVITLGRKATGENLLFPESWYREQGFALYWVERGGDVTYHGPGQLVGYPIFPVGREVRRFLRQIEEAIVRVAAAYGIAAYPTPGYAGVWVGEEKLCAIGVAVKEGVSFHGFALNVNTDLNDFTVIVPCGLRGKGVTSLEKLLLRKVPMEEAKGQVVAAFAQVFGLEPRLGRRDAAQV
- the lipA gene encoding lipoyl synthase, translating into MRPKFETLELLSPTGEVIPLKVVKRGLAQARPEPVDRQKPPWLKATLPTGPRYQALKAMVQELRLHTVCQEALCPNIGECWSHGTLTVMLLGEVCTRACKFCAVATGNPRGWVDPQEPVRVAEAIARMGVSYVVLTSVDRDDLPDGGAAHFAATIRAIKERAPGVLVEALTPDFQGDLKAVEKVLEAGPEVYAQNLETVRRLTPRVRDPRAGYEQTLRVLAHAKRARPHVLTKSSLMLGLGEEEGEILEAMRDLRAAGVDILTLGQYLRPTPAHLPVVRYVPPEDFQRYAAWGYELGFKEVFAGPLVRSSYRADRVFLEARGG
- a CDS encoding DUF3054 family protein, which translates into the protein MRLFFLDFLALLLFALVGLLSHGRAVDLSGLARNLLPVLLVWLLLSPFLGTYRRPTWGNLLLTWLLALPAGLWLREMVLGGTFGPPFFIFLGVAMGFSLLFLLLLRGLAKASRVW
- a CDS encoding NAD(P)-dependent oxidoreductase; this encodes MDKVAFLGLGAMGYPMAAHLARRFPTLVWNRTFQKALRHQEAFGSKAVPLEGVAEAGVLFTCLPTTREVAQVAERLLPHLRPGTHWVDATSGDPEESRRLAARLLERGVVYLDAPVSGGTAGAEAGTLTVMLGGQEEAVERVRPYLAYAGKVVHVGPVGAGHAVKAINNALLAVSLWAAGEGLLALVAQGVSAEKALEAINACSGRSNATENLIPGRVLTRAFPKTFALGLLVKDLGIAMGVLDGQKAPSPLLRLTREVYEMAGRELGPEADHVEALRLLERWAGREIR
- a CDS encoding transposase — its product is MSRGILAAGSARVSEMVATLPSHLQRPFHQAEALYRFLANPRVGAEALLERVCRESALALEGEEVLVFLDLSPVRKPHARALEGIARVGRKRETGYELLTALGMDVQGRLVGYAHLVAYGERGFASLPREVERAIAGARGVLGGRGGGWCTWRTGVLTTGRCLGRCWGVELGLGWREVEGRRLHLVVSWIPALGRRGEWWLLTSLEVRGEREALRVVEMYRRRWGVEEFFRLLRAGLGLESFQVRGLSRIRKVVAVLLGLAVFLWEVRRSGGVLEGLLLRLGGKLGIASERDGPYLLLRGLVRLLNYEVTKEALEEEEGSFG
- a CDS encoding IS256 family transposase; translated protein: MEQVLEEEMTERLAAGHRERTPSRRGERNGHYTRDLITPAGKIAQLRVPRDREGTFLTEVLERYKRMTGEVEEAVLEMDLQGVSTRKVAAITEGLSRVRIGKDAVSRVAQRLEEAPSAWRGRPLGLAYPYLCLDAAYFKANRGGRVVDLALLVAVGVNEKGYRGHGRSPYLLLLAVEPAGGERKEAWRNLRKGLVERGLRGVRLVISDDPPSIRQAARAELPGASWQRCGAPGGVCGAAAGHGGISGPRVC
- a CDS encoding transposase, whose amino-acid sequence is MARRRGTAESLAREFVERYRDRYRRGVEVFAQGLGEALIHLDFPSGHQKHIKGTNALERLFREVKRRTRVVGVFPSEGSLGNLATVVMLRATEDWALRRYLDMAPLWAAEEKPTKIAT